A genome region from Gigantopelta aegis isolate Gae_Host chromosome 3, Gae_host_genome, whole genome shotgun sequence includes the following:
- the LOC121369340 gene encoding uncharacterized protein LOC121369340 gives MSKDNANFTSLKELLSCDSSRRVFNTLVTVRKLISKDKNGVAKMLAASVISKIVEILRTQDPESEHTSTADIILSILGNMAMDTKARLAICQAGGVGVVANQFVKTSVPSIQLRSCRVLANLAIDRDNCQVIAECDDVFLRTVKLLQEASNVDLITVCCRALRLFGQTAAERKKLIGHGAVLPLSKLLKKDDSQLVTSSLRSLCELSASGCSGSFAQQVLDANILEELVKLVDDADNTTSQNALSLLLHLTDISDIRPSIGAAGGIPLLIRLMTDQRTHVNKISVINAICLCGKEAVNRVKIREHGGLQLFLKSLQDKQYSVVHDRLISGLVCFHYDDASIDVLLDNELVSVLLQHLQRSAHFVSVAESLDVKTQVKRIRDTRQSSPAESVPRLCDMSVAEGGSGLRSTSMAEVSPGVHNTSVAEVSLGMCNTSVDEVSVGVRNTSVDEVSPGVRNTSVDEVSPDTRVGQGKRRLFDKSPVHPGGQKTDQSENEAGIKDEKPGSSHDPVFSIDSPTYTINTEWTMVSTSVGVGNRQRLSTNSSVSPRLPAAQYSPLSNESVMSSPSMCSSLFSPPSSPASATSPLNIDMYGPIGSKSYMCSSSPPKFSPLGWSPPGSHGSDDVCTWHYSSEEDEEDPTDLFRDIPEKEQLQESITAVKDRMIHPSPCHQADECSNPETTSSQPSQTKVNTAHTSGGSFHNTVCVKPTICEDVLTDTVDMCVWKGKRTVSARSPESQTLDLTENIPKRSKPDSTKPNILKTTEKNILILLSRISVKTDPSPYLIVSPVLSCLLDYLTLSSTPQSRCIRTLSRLLRNPHCLEPLLRIAAPVFIYKNLLLNDEGVDNSAYQLFNRKKTERRSSWSPQSSDSSFSISYDLDLSKYRLVADPQPSSPVRMEHDFDYDSGRSLSGNNCALDDWVIDVAGTGLSLLKDLSFSAASPFGRGVISHILLRKEKHIQILCSVCLLYLCWSPGMQQHYLISMKVIDKMLSFLQSGDVGPLFSAILCGVIFLVKMVDRPSALKQTGTRDSFRSIFAKSASADFQSSCHYKKEHFDLFFLIGDKRIGSNRKTLINKSSVFSAMLEGHYTEASQSEITIPCISHDALLYVLHYLHGCDLNCSVVLQMEGGEVEENVLVDVSLDVLALADQYLLTDLAHYMKVILSSRLLSSDSIARILQFSVFHDFRDLCMDCVKELFFLPVSISCKSSIIHELMNTGKAQTLTETIRQLIGEGAKYP, from the exons CAAATCAGTTTGTAAAGACAAGTGTACCCAGTATTCAGCTTCGAAGCTGTCGTGTTCTGGCCAATCTGGCTATTGATAGGGACAACTGCCAAGTGATAGCCGAGTGTGATGACGTCTTTCTGCGGACCGTCAAACTCCTACAAGAAGCCAGTAACGTAGACCTGATCACTGTCTGTTGTCGAGCACTGAG GCTGTTTGGACAGACTGCGGCAGAAAGGAAGAAGCTCATTGGACATGGTGCAGTTTTGCCATTGTCGAAGCTGCTAAAGAAGGATGACTCACAGTTGGTGACGTCATCACTGAGGAGTCTTTGTGAACTGTCGGCTTCAGG GTGTTCTGGAAGTTTTGCACAACAGGTTTTAGATGCTAATATTCTCGAAGAGCTGGTCAAGTTAGTGGATGATGCTGATAATACCACATCCCAGAATGCACTTTCCCTTCTGCTTCATCTGACTGACATCTCGGACATCCGACCATCCATTGGAGCCGCTGGTGGTATTCCACTTCTCATCCGACTGATGACAGACCAGCGGACACACGTGAACAAGATCTCGGTTATCAACGCGATCTGCCTCTGTGGCAAGGAGGCTGTGAACAGAGTAAAGATTCGCGAACACGGAGGTCTCCAGCTTTTCCTAAAGTCGCTGCAAGACAAACAGTATTCTGTGGTCCATGATAGACTCATCAGTGGCTTGGTTTGCTTCCATTATGATGATGCCAGCATTGATGTTCTTCTCGACAACGAGCTGGTTTCCGTCTTGCTGCAACACCTTCAGAGATCTGCTCACTTTGTGTCGGTGGCCGAGAGCTTGGATGTTAAAACACAAGTGAAGAGAATCAGAGACACACGTCAATCATCTCCGGCTGAATCTGTGCCTAGACTCTGCGATATGTCTGTGGCTGAAGGTGGTTCTGGACTGCGTAGCACATCTATGGCTGAAGTTAGTCCTGGAGTGCATAACACATCTGTGGCTGAAGTTAGTCTTGGAATGTGTAACACATCTGTGGATGAAGTTAGTGTTGGAGTGCGTAACACATCTGTGGATGAAGTTAGTCCTGGAGTGCGTAACACATCTGTGGATGAAGTTAGTCCTGATACCAGGGTTGGACAAGGTAAAAGGAGATTATTTGACAAGTCTCCCGTTCATCCAGGAGGGCAGAAAACTGATCAGTCTGAAAATGAAGCAGGAATCAAGGATGAGAAGCCCGGTTCAAGTCATGATCCCGTGTTCAGCATTGATAGTCCGACATACACCATCAACACAGAGTGGACAATGGTCAGCACATCCGTTGGTGTTGGCAACAGACAGAGATTGTCAACAAACTCTTCAGTCAGTCCACGTCTGCCTGCCGCCCAGTACAGTCCTCTGAGTAATGAGTCAGTGATGTCATCACCGTCCATGTGCTCATCACTGTTCAGTCCTCCGTCCAGTCCTGCATCGGCCACCAGTCCACTCAACATCGATATGTATGGCCCGATCGGTAGCAAGTCCTACATGTGCAGCAGTTCACCCCCCAAGTTCTCCCCCCTGGGCTGGTCACCACCAGGCAGTCACGGCAGCGATGACGTATGCACGTGGCACTATTCCTCGGAAGAGGATGAGGAGGATCCAACTGATTTGTTCAGGGATATTCCCGAGAAAGAACAGCTGCAGGAAAGCATTACAGCTGTTAAGGACAGGATGATACATCCATCACCATGTCATCAAGCTGACGAATGTAGTAACCCTGAAACTACGTCCAGCCAGCCTAGTCAAACAAAGGTTAATACTGCACACACTAGTGGTGGAAGTTTCCATAATACAGTTTGTGTAAAACCAACCATATGTGAAGATGTTCTTACAGACACTGTTGACATGTGTGTTTGGAAAGGGAAGAGAACGGTTTCGGCACGATCCCCAGAAAGCCAGACACTCGACTTGACTGAAAACATTCCTAAGAGGTCCAAACCAGACTCGACAAAACCTAACATATTGAAGACGACAGAAAAgaatattttgattttgttgtcTAGAATATCGGTAAAGACTGACCCATCACCATATCTGATTGTCAGTCcggtgttatcctgcctgttaGACTACCTCACGCTGTCCTCCACACCTCAGTCAAGATGTATTCGCACACTGTCACGACTTTTGAGAAATCCACACTGTCTAGAACCACTGCTCAGAATTGCTGCTCCTGTTTTCATCTACAAGAACCTTTTGCTGAACGATGAAGGTGTAGATAACTCTGCCTATCAGCTGTTCAACCGGAAGAAGACGGAAAGACGAAGCAGTTGGTCTCCGCAGTCGAGTGATTCTAGTTTCAGCATTTCATACGATCTCGATTTGTCAAAGTACAGGCTTGTAGCCGACCCGCAGCCATCCTCTCCCGTTAGAATGGAGCACGATTTCGACTACGACAGTGGTAGATCTCTATCGGGTAACAACTGTGCCTTGGATGACTGGGTCATTGACGTGGCGGGAACAGGACTCAGTCTGCTCAAGGACTTGAGTTTTTCTGCAGCGTCACCGTTTGGACGAGGAGTGATCTCGCACATTCTGCTGCGGAAGGAGAAACATATTCAGATTCTCTGTTCCGTGTGTCTCCTGTATCTGTGTTG gaGTCCTGGGATGCAACAGCACTATTTGATCAGCATGAAAGTAATTGACAAGATGCTGTCATTTCTGCAATCAGGGGATGTGGGGCCACTGTTCAGTGCCATCCTATGTGGAGTTATCTTTCTTGTCAAGATGGTTGATAGACCTTCAGCACTGAAACAAACAGGAACTAGAGACAGTTTTAGATCTATATTTGCAAAATCTGCTTCAGCCGATTTTCAGTCGAGCTGCCACTATAAAAAAGAACATTTtgatcttttctttttaattggtGACAAGAGAATTGGGTCAAACCGGAAAACCTTAATAAACAAGTCTTCCGTGTTTTCAGCCATGTTGGAAGGACATTACACTGAGGCCAGCCAATCGGAGATAACGATACCATGTATATCCCATGATGCTCTGCTCTATGTCCTGCACTATCTCCATGGCTGCGACTTGAACTGCTCCGTTGTCTTGCAGATGGAGGGGGGTGAAGTGGAGGAGAATGTTTTGGTTGATGTAAGTCTGGACGTCCTGGCACTGGCAGACCAGTATCTTCTCACTGACCTTGCTCATTACATGAAGGTCATTTTGTCGTCCAGGCTACTCAGTTCAGATTCGATTGCGAGAATATTGCAGTTCTCGGTGTTCCACGACTTCAGAGATTTATGTATGGACTGTGTGAAGGAACTTTTCTTCCTGCCAGTTTCAATTTCCTGCAAATCCAGCATCATCCATGAACTGATGAATACTGGCAAAGCTCAGACACTTACTGAAACAATTCGACAGTTAATTGGTGAAGGAGCAAAATATCCgtaa